A part of Aegilops tauschii subsp. strangulata cultivar AL8/78 chromosome 2, Aet v6.0, whole genome shotgun sequence genomic DNA contains:
- the LOC109783573 gene encoding BTB/POZ and MATH domain-containing protein 3-like: MVASWGYEGFVPKSKLRALKDDCFTIRCVLTAHRVVLAGRTPFFRSELSGPMKENKMQHISIDDVEPSVFKALLHFIYTDALPDNRDLKKNTTLQHLLVAADRYGLDRLAAMCEGELCRSIDVQTVATTLTLAKQHCRERLKDVCVDFMSARDVFDVVKKTNGFKHLVTSCPEVISDILQENLPLPEVGVFT; the protein is encoded by the exons ATGGTTGCGAGCTGGGGCTACGAGGGCTTTGTTCCCAAGTCCAAGCTGCGTGCCCTCAAAGACGACTGCTTCACCATCAGATGTGTCTTGACG GCTCATAGAGTTGTGTTGGCCGGTCGGACGCCGTTCTTCAGGTCGGAGCTCTCCGGTCCGATGAAAGAGAACAAGATGCAGCACATCAGCATCGATGACGTGGAGCCCTCTGTATTCAAGGCGCTTCTTCACTTTATATACACAGATGCCCTGCCGGATAATCGCGATCTCAAGAAGAACACGACACTGCAGCATTTGCTGGTTGCTGCCGATCGGTACGGGTTGGACAGGCTAGCGGCCATGTGTGAAGGAGAGCTATGCCGAAGCATTGACGTGCAGACAGTTGCAACCACCCTAACGTTAGCGAAGCAGCATTGTCGCGAGCGACTGAAAGACGTTTGCGTTGACTTTATGTCTGCGCGTGATGTAttcgatgttgtcaagaagaCCAATGGATTCAAGCACCTTGTGACAAGCTGTCCGGAGGTTATATCAGATATTTTACAAGAAAATTTGCCCTTGCCAGAGGTAGGAGTATTTACATAA